ttaaaaaaaaaaaaaagagtatccTTGTTACTTCTCCCatgacattaaaaaatattgacaAAAACATTAATAAGAAAGAAACTGATGACTCGAGCATTGAGAAGACAAAACCTTGGATGTATGGAAGAAATTTTCTGTAGCCAAAAACTTTCCCTGAAGCTTAGGTATGAAATTTGATCCAATACTGCAGTGTTGATAGGAACATTTCTCTGATCCCAGGTAAAGAGATAATCATTGtcaaaagaaagtaaaaataaaatctgtgAAGCACAAATGTAACAATACAGtgaagattgaagaagaatatctacaaccttttcctttttgcagCATCATTATTGCAGCAGATCTGCACTCAGAGAAGTTACCCCTTGATTGAAGAGTAGACAAATGTCTACTCTTCTCAACCGAAGAACTTGGAGAAAGCTTTGAAGACTGCATCTTATATGAATATCCTTTAGGAGTGCAAGGATCTATTGACATTCTTTTCTGAAGTGATTCAGCATCTGCATTACCGATAAAATATAGTAGAAATCCAGTCAAATATCATGTTCTAACTGTGAGGCTTTCAGAGCTATTGCCAATGTGCATTTGATCAAGGAATCAACAAccaaatcagaattttttttttgggtaaagaaCAACCAAATCAGATTGCAACAATCAATTCCAACAAACTCTTCCGTTGGCCACCAAAATTGTTTCAATATAACTGTGTGAAAGGGAAGTAAGAACCACAAAAATATGCTACATCCTGGTGATCAGTCCAACAAAGCCATATTGCTAATAAGATCATCAGACAGACAGCCACATTATGACTTATGCTTCTAAAGGGATATGAAGTTCATGGATGCCAGACTCACaagaaaaaattggaattCAGCATGACACAGTCAAACAACTTGAGGTTCAAGGCATATGAAAAATCAGGCAGAAGGCAAAGCTTATATTTTTACCTGAGTTGAAGTCTCCTGAAACAATTGCTTCTTTCAACGAATCATATGCAACATTCTGCATTATCAAATTACTTCTGAACTTCAAACCATAAAGTAGCAccttaatgaaaattaaactTCCAAGCTTCCATTTGTCGGGAAAACTTGGACAAGTTGATATATGCAAATGAACAGCATTAACAAAGCCGAACAAACCTGGCCGTAATGAAGAAGGCTGTGACTGTAGAGATTGTAAGTGACATTTCCATATTTAACAACACGTGAGAACTCATGAGGCACTGGATCACTTGAAACAAATGTCACCTGAAATAAAATTGgaccaaaaattaatatccCCAACTGTTGCAACTCTTTTCTCCGATATGGTTTTGGTACTTGTTCACGGACAAATAGCTAATCATATTTCCCAATAAAAAACACATTCGCGAGGCATGATATTTTTTGTGACTTGCAATTATGTTGTGATGAACGTATTGGCTCAGACCATAATTTTGGGGTCAgaaatccaaaatttcaaacgaATACCACAGGAAAATATTAATGCAATCACACCTGAGCAGAAGCTCCACCAAGTTCAATAATCCCAGTTGTCTGCAAAGGATTGCCACCAAGAGTGCCAAGGGCATGGTTTGCAACAACCCAAGCATATAGTCCTTCATCAGAGCCTACATCAACCATAATTTCAGAGAGTTGCTCATAAAACATGAACTCCACATTTGAAGTTaacaaacaatcaaatacaAACAATGTGTGGGTTGGCTGATATCAATTATGCACATTATTGTTGATAATCTTTTCTAGCATTCGAAATTGGCTCTTTTCATACAATGCCACTAAAATTAGGTCAAAAAAACTCATTCAAATCACTTCAATCGTATTGCAATTCGCAATAGATGCAAAAACCACAACACAATTCACAAATAACAGTACCTGTAATCACCGAAGCCCACTCGTTCTGAAACTTAAACCCAGAACTCCGAAGCACCTTTCTACAAGAGTCCAGAATGCGGTTCTGGGCATCCAAATCAAGCAGTCGGAGCCCCGCCGTGGCCATAAGCCTTATCTCCGTGTTCTCCCACTGCTCCTTGGGAACCCTACCCTTCCCAAATTCCACAAGCTCCCGCAATGACCCGCCCGCCGATTCCGGATCCTCCGCGTACGCCGAGAGCCCCGGGTTAACCCGCATCGACGACAACCCGTCAGTACCGAAATCGAAGACGGCAGTGTTGCCACCGTCGACTCCGTACCCGAACACGTGGATTCGGGTACCCGTACTCCCTCCGTCGATCACAATCCCGTACCGTTTCTTCCCAAAACTCTTCGAATTTCTCGCGGAAACGAGAAGATAGCAGAGTGTGAAAGCTAGTGCGATCGTCAGTGAAGCGATAATTAAGAAGCTTGATCTGTTGTTGTGCTTGGGGTTGCGAGAGAAGAGATTGGATCGGGTGCTGGGTCGGACTTGGAGCTTAACCGGGTCCATATTGTTGCTGTCGTAGTCGTCCGTCGGCTTCGAATTGACCCCTTTACGGGTATTCAACCGTCGCATGAAAAAATCGGTGCCGCGAGAAAAGAATTAGAATCATATGAATTTTGCAGATAATTGATAATAACAATGTCGTCgtttgttagggtttttttcaTGGAAATGTAAAATTGCAAATGCAAAAAatgtgaagaagaaaagaaaatgagattTGGATCGGAGACGGAGAGGGCAATGATCAAACTCTCGccctctctctgtgtctctggTCTCTGGATGTTGTTGGTCTGAGAAACGAACGACCTTTTTAACTTTTACGTCGTTGCGTCCTCCTAACGCTTATGGCTTCCTCTACTCGTAAGCTCCCCGACCATTCCCGGTTCGGTTCACTTGTCCAGTTGTCCTTCTCGTCGACGCTTACGGTTTCCCGGTTTGGACCcttttttaaacatttttgtttccctttttctttctttagaaagaaaaattaacatCAAAGAATTTAGGCAATGTTTGATGGCCAGGACTTGATATATTCAATTAAAACAGACATGAATTTAGTTTGTTGTTTAGTGGACTTTAAGGCCTGTTTGGTTAATAGAATAAATTTGATGGGAAATTATTTTCCATGTCATTCTTCAAGGAATGAGAATGGAAGATTCCTTTCTCACGTTTGGTAATGTTGGGAAAGTaacatgaaaatattattttatttcctttctcatGTATGTTTTGAGTaagaatggaaaacaaagtttgtataaatttttaattatacccatattaaatcaaataaaaaaagaatgcatttaatgatatattgtaattctaaattgctAATGGGGATAAAATGAcataaaaatatgtatttaatgttagctcattttcccaaactttcccatgagggaaaacaaaacacaagTTGGGAGGATGACTTCATTTTTCCCCCTCCTTTTTCATAAGTTAGGCAACGATTTTCCATACctagacttaccaaacatgagaaaataattgattttCCATTCCCAAGTCTCTttttccatgaaccaaacggggcctaagTGTACAACAAATTGAATATAAATCTTGGACATTAGTCCATAAAACCATGGGCTTCATAACCCATCATTAAACATGGGTTTCGAAGCCAATTGCAAGAGAGCATTTCTCCTCagccttctcttcttctcttctcttctcttatCTTCtactctctcttccctctgcCATATCTAGTTCAATCTTAAAGCCATTGATGCAGATATGAGAAGCTTCagtttttcattaaaaaaatttcatatctTGGATGAAAGGCATATGGCGGAAGAATCAAAATGGTGAAAGGCAGATTCataatttcttcctctttattttttttatttttattttttgcaatcTTTGtggctattttttttcttcttctttgagaTATGTCGGGAGGTAgctgagaagaagaagtttgaagatgagcgacgaattattggaagtttgaaaatcatttttttataaactgaaaatagattttgttgtaattaatttgagaatgagaatataaaaatgaaaaaatggCAGTCTAAACTAATCTCAACTTTGGTACTGTATTGCACTAAATAACTGCTTAAAATCTAGTCATACTCCAACTAATCTaatgtaatataaaaaggtTAATTCAAAATCCAATCTAACCTACCAAGCGGGACCTTAactatttcaattaaataaataatgttttGGCCGATTGGTTTATTTTAAGCACTTGGATGATTCGTTTgactatttttgttttgttttgtttattctATATTAGCAATATTAAAGGACTAAAGATCAAATACAATAATTTGGGTGTATAGATAATTGTTGTTAAGTATATAAGCTATAAATTCTTTGTTAGGgattttaaatttgtatttttatatacataatcatattaattttcattgtttttcgGTCTAagtgctttatttatttatttttccaaattggtCCAATCATTCAActtgatttatttaattaaaataacaaGTAGCTATATTAAAAATCGATACTAATTGAGATAATAAGATAATATAATTAACAagtaggaaagaaaaaaaaacagggtTTTGAGGATAGTTACTTGTGAGCCAAGTCGGTCCACGAATTTTCAGAATAGGCTAAACGAGCCAAGCCCATTAGTTAGCCAATCACTCATATTGGGCCATAATGACATTCTCATTGCATGAATTAAGATATCGTCATAATGACATTCTCATTGCATGAAAGTTCTTTTTTAAGTTATGTTATAAATTTTTCCGTAGTATTTTATAAATACtttttgataatttatttttatatgatatAATAATGTTTTCGATACTTTATTTTGGCAAGTTTTACTCAACATTGTTTTTGATATATACCGTAACCTAATAGAAAGATACCACTGTGATTACAGAAATTCTGCAACACATGACTAAATACACAGAAGCGTACCATGGTTGGCAAGATGGACTGCTTGTGGTAACATGACATTGACCGATCGGCAAGTAATCTTgagcttttttctttcttcttttttgtccttttttgcTGATGAGAGTATCTTTAGCAGCTACATCATCAAAATACCACAGATATCTTTGTTACTTAACTTTCAAATTCTTTATAAAAAGTTTCAGAATATGCAAAGCAGAGCCTTTGTTGAATTCTGGTCTACAAAGTAGAGCCATTGATCCGTGTCCATAATTTTGCCAAGCAATCAGTTAGGCGGAAGTCTTTAAGCCATGCCTCTAGAATCTGTGATGTGCCCTCTTGTTTTGGGTGACCCAATAGCGAGGGCCAACAAacgttttcaattttcttgccCCGAAAAGATGAGGTTAGGCTTCCCTGAGATTTACCATATATGGAATAGGGGAATATTTTGGACCAGGAGATGACTGCAATAATTATCTCATAATTGAGTTCCAATGAATATGACTTCACATGGTAGCATTAAAGATTTAGATATACCGATGCCTTACGAAACTTGCATGGTGGTGATTgatttcgattttttttttcttcctaaagTTAGATTTTGTTGGCCAATGGTATATATGGGAATACATATTTCCGACAATCAATAAGAAGGTGACGCGTGGTATTTACATTAACTAATTAtcctaattaaattttatttaattagaaAATTATCTTTAATTTAAGATAAGAATATCTCCTTAAATCAAGGATTCGATTTCCAGCAAATCTCTTTGATTTATCATATCACCTTTTTTTGGGAAAGAATAATCCTAATTAAATAGGGATTATTCTTCAAACCCTAGGCAAGTAAGGAGGCTataaaaaccctagcaaatttcctctctctctctctctctctctctctctctctctctctctctctctctctctctctctctgctccGGCCACCACCACACACAGCTCCGCGTTACATGGCTCTCCCCGTGAGAGAAAACCTCCATCCTTTCCGTTGTTTGTCGTATCTTCCTAAGATCTAATTAGCTtgacttaggcatcgaagAGCCTTTGGGCAACACACCCCGAGTGTGGTCTGTTAACTCCAAACTATTTTACACAGagcgaggaagaagaagaagaaggaagttCATTCGAAGGGCGAAGGAATTAGTCTGCGAATATACTCCCGTGTGAATATTTGTACAAAtaaattggtgctttcattgacaGCTTCAAAATATACTCAAAGCGTTGCTCTCAAATCTAAAGAATCTGTTTCATTCCATTCATCACTcaaagccttccaaacaaccatagTTGGAAGCAAACGTACGAGAAGCAAGAATGTCGCGACGACTCAATCTTCGACAGGTTTGAGCCAACATGAAGGTGCGGTGTCGAACCAGCCGCCGCATTGCACTGCTGTGACCATGACTCCACATCACGGCCTCAGGGCCGCCATCACGGTCTCACCTCAAGAAGTAGAAAAACTTTCGCAAGGTCAACCCCAGTTTGAAGAAATGATTCAAGTTGTCAAAGTAGATGACCACCAAGTAAACGTTCGGAGTGCATAGGCTTGGAGTGCAATCCATTGCATGAAACACCTTCTTGAAAACTTGGACATGGTGAACTTAAAACCcaaggaaaattaaaaagggcGAAAGGTAATAATCCTCGCGTCCGGATCGTTTGAGTCCTCGCGAGCCACGTCATTAGTCAAAATGTCCACTAGCCTAACATGCACGTtatgaaaggacccgccccgaatttttcccaaaatccgagacgaatcctttggaattcctgacatccCCCGATGCaaggcccacttactaaagaccgagactttctgccgaaatttcggcagagtctcccctataaattggacatttcccaaaatttatacctgcataaaaacacaatttatattcccaattggcagcatgcacaatataatttcatgcagtacacacaaatggccttcggccttccaataattctcaaccaactaccaaacgattcaaatacaaattaagactaacatttagtctgcggctgcacctaacaaccttaggctgcctacgtaccctccttgagggatcaagccacacgtagttctctcataaaacctaattccacacttaggcgatacctcatttcatttctctgtattccacataatctccccatacgccggtacaaccaacgccacgtatggggtctgtcaacacgccggataacctacgccacgtgcgacctgcacatcatatcacataactcaacgcc
The window above is part of the Prunus dulcis chromosome 1, ALMONDv2, whole genome shotgun sequence genome. Proteins encoded here:
- the LOC117613040 gene encoding probable apyrase 6 isoform X2, producing MRRLNTRKGVNSKPTDDYDSNNMDPVKLQVRPSTRSNLFSRNPKHNNRSSFLIIASLTIALAFTLCYLLVSARNSKSFGKKRYGIVIDGGSTGTRIHVFGYGVDGGNTAVFDFGTDGLSSMRVNPGLSAYAEDPESAGGSLRELVEFGKGRVPKEQWENTEIRLMATAGLRLLDLDAQNRILDSCRKVLRSSGFKFQNEWASVITGSDEGLYAWVVANHALGTLGGNPLQTTGIIELGGASAQVTFVSSDPVPHEFSRVVKYGNVTYNLYSHSLLHYGQNVAYDSLKEAIVSGDFNSDAESLQKRMSIDPCTPKGYSYKMQSSKLSPSSSVEKSRHLSTLQSRGNFSECRSAAIMMLQKGKEKCSYQHCSIGSNFIPKLQGKFLATENFFHTSKFFGLASKAFLSDLMMAGQQFCGEDWSKLKKRHHRLDEEALLHYCFSSAYTVALLHDSLGIAMDDERIRVANQVGSIPLDWALGAFILQSTSDLDCGLCQSGGSPS
- the LOC117613040 gene encoding probable apyrase 6 isoform X1 yields the protein MRRLNTRKGVNSKPTDDYDSNNMDPVKLQVRPSTRSNLFSRNPKHNNRSSFLIIASLTIALAFTLCYLLVSARNSKSFGKKRYGIVIDGGSTGTRIHVFGYGVDGGNTAVFDFGTDGLSSMRVNPGLSAYAEDPESAGGSLRELVEFGKGRVPKEQWENTEIRLMATAGLRLLDLDAQNRILDSCRKVLRSSGFKFQNEWASVITGSDEGLYAWVVANHALGTLGGNPLQTTGIIELGGASAQVTFVSSDPVPHEFSRVVKYGNVTYNLYSHSLLHYGQNVAYDSLKEAIVSGDFNSDAESLQKRMSIDPCTPKGYSYKMQSSKLSPSSSVEKSRHLSTLQSRGNFSECRSAAIMMLQKGKEKCSYQHCSIGSNFIPKLQGKFLATENFFHTSKFFGLASKAFLSDLMMAGQQFCGEDWSKLKKRHHRLDEEALLHYCFSSAYTVALLHDSLGIAMDDERIRVANQVGSIPLDWALGAFILQSTSDLDVRHSDWISTVISDGSPTLLSLIFIFAILMFTVWSLSKWRKPQLKTIYDLEKGRYIVTRVSR